The following proteins are co-located in the Triticum aestivum cultivar Chinese Spring chromosome 1A, IWGSC CS RefSeq v2.1, whole genome shotgun sequence genome:
- the LOC123186729 gene encoding scarecrow-like protein 34 encodes MATEPPCDNLKTVVATNQSYKGDFSSQQQLTVYNHDLSGPHSTALSPANQASVNSNHGQDQFQIAAGGSPEHRRIRSNDALHYIRQMLMEEVDERVNRCQGEAALQAAEKPFRDILGEVYAPATNYPPMHSNNKPDNPDKSGTSCYKRLWSTSFSNNCSSYSVLQPLTNLLSPYTCNRSLSLQNSPLISVGPTSRSGFPAFHCQRDVEEATMFAPRIGKLVIYLENDILSISKLTIKETVGQRSENWDILEARSNKHLVFTTCAITRNENFDRFLLCYGWKSFDQITRLRERMAETGNKNPLKGRSKGRQKLRARMQPRKELVDLRTLLIHCAQAVAEGSYLLASELLLKIRQHSSADGDCTQRLAFYLADGLEARLAGSGNQVYRTLIERLTSPTDWLEAYSLFVAACPFVRTSYYFASQAILDVSKGQPRVHIIDFGIGYGFQWPLMIQKFAQQQERAPTLRITGIDVAQPGFRPCEMIEETGKRLADYANMFRVPFQYQGIAASRWDSVKIEDLNIDEDEVLIINCIFRMKNLGHETDGINSARDEVLKTMRRMNPKVFISGTVNVLHSSPFFIQRFKEVMLHYSSVFDMLDANIPRDSEARKMLERIPFGRDALNIIACEDAERTQRPESYRQWQGRFLKAGFQQLPVDQAILKNIVHMKNLHYHEEFFAVEDCGWLLQGWKGRVMYAISKWKPDETYDDQ; translated from the coding sequence ATGGCAACTGAACCTCCCTGTGACAATCTGAAGACTGTCGTAGCAACCAACCAATCATACAAGGGTGATTTCTCTTCCCAGCAACAACTTACCGTGTACAACCACGACCTGAGTGGTCCACACTCCACAGCTCTCTCCCCAGCCAACCAAGCAAGTGTCAACAGCAACCATGGACAAGACCAATTTCAGATTGCTGCAGGCGGTAGCCCTGAGCACCGCCGGATCAGATCAAATGATGCCCTTCACTACATAAGACAGATGCTGATGGAAGAGGTCGACGAGAGGGTCAACAGATGCCAAGGGGAGGCTGCTCTCCAGGCTGCTGAGAAGCCATTCCGTGACATTCTTGGGGAGGTATACGCGCCGGCTACTAACTATCCGCCAATGCATAGCAACAACAAACCAGACAACCCTGATAAGAGTGGTACCAGCTGTTACAAGAGGCTCTGGAGCACAAGCTTCAGTAATAACTGTTCCAGTTACAGCGTGTTACAGCCCTTGACAAACCTGTTGAGTCCATATACCTGCAATAGGAGTCTTTCTCTACAAAATAGTCCGTTGATAAGTGTTGGACCGACTTCTAGATCTGGTTTCCCTGCCTTCCATTGTCAGAGAGATGTCGAGGAGGCAACGATGTTTGCTCCGCGTATTGGTAAGCTGGTGATATATTTAGAGAATGACATACTTTCTATTTCCAAACTGACTATAAAGGAGACGGTAGGACAGAGGAGCGAAAACTGGGATATCTTGGAAGCAAGGAGCAATAAACATCTTGTCTTCACCACTTGTGCAATAACTCGAAACGAAAATTTCGACCGATTTCTGCTATGCTATGGTTGGAAGAGTTTTGATCAAATAACAAGACTGCGAGAAAGGATGGCAGAGACAGGAAACAAGAACCCACTGAAAGGCCGGAGCAAAGGCCGTCAGAAGCTAAGGGCTAGGATGCAACCGAGGAAAGAGTTGGTTGATCTCAGGACTCTCCTCATCCATTGCGCACAAGCTGTGGCAGAAGGCAGCTACCTGTTGGCCAGTGAACTGCTATTAAAGATAAGACAACACTCTTCAGCAGATGGTGATTGCACTCAGAGACTGGCATTTTACTTGGCGGACGGCCTTGAGGCACGCTTGGCTGGGAGCGGGAATCAGGTTTATCGCACCCTCATCGAGAGGCTAACAAGTCCCACGGATTGGTTAGAGGCTTACAGCCTTTTTGTTGCAGCTTGCCCTTTTGTCAGGACGTCATACTACTTTGCGAGCCAAGCTATTCTTGATGTCTCCAAAGGGCAACCAAGGGTGCACATCATTGATTTTGGCATCGGCTATGGCTTTCAGTGGCCATTAATGATTCAGAAGTTTGCACAGCAACAAGAGAGAGCCCCTACGCTTCGGATCACAGGTATAGACGTTGCTCAGCCAGGTTTTCGCCCCTGCGAAATGATCGAGGAGACAGGGAAGCGGTTGGCTGATTATGCAAACATGTTTAGGGTACCTTTTCAGTATCAGGGCATTGCTGCTTCAAGATGGGACAGCGTTAAAATTGAGGATCTTAACATTGACGAGGATGAAGTTCTCATAATCAACTGCATATTCCGGATGAAGAATCTTGGTCATGAAACCGATGGCATAAATAGTGCAAGGGACGAGGTGCTGAAAACTATGAGGAGGATGAACCCAAAGGTTTTCATTTCTGGCACTGTGAACGTGTTACATAGTTCTCCCTTCTTCATACAACGATTCAAAGAAGTTATGCTCCATTACTCTTCAGTGTTTGACATGCTTGATGCAAATATTCCACGGGATAGTGAAGCAagaaagatgcttgagaggatccCATTTGGGCGGGATGCACTTAACATAATAGCATGTGAGGATGCAGAAAGGACTCAGAGGCCAGAGAGTTACAGGCAGTGGCAAGGAAGGTTCCTCAAGGCTGGGTTCCAGCAGCTTCCCGTGGATCAGGCCATCTTAAAGAACATAGTACACATGAAGAACTTACATTATCATGAAGAATTCTTTGCTGTTGAAGATTGCGGCTGGCTGCTACAAGGATGGAAAGGGAGAGTGATGTATGCTATATCTAAATGGAAACCTGATGAAACATATGATGATCAGTAA
- the LOC123186718 gene encoding scarecrow-like protein 34, translating to MAIEPLRDNLDGIAVTDQPYDGDSSSQQQLTVHNYDLSGPHSTVLSPANQVSVNSSHGQNKFQIAAGGSLERHRIRSNNALHYISQMLMEDVDEGVGICQGAALQAAEKPFRDILGEGYAPPTNWPPLHSKNIPDNPDKSGTNRYKRLWNTSFSNDYSSYNVLQPLATPLSPYICNRSPFIPNQSSISVGLTSGSGLPALHGQRGVREERMFAPSIDKLVIYSKNNILYISQLTTKEKVRERTENTIFEVADPRGWAIFQGRNNEHHAITTCAIIRNESFDQVVLCYGHSDRITRLQERMAGEGNKTSLKGQSRSRKQPRKELVDLRTLLTHCAQAVAEDSYLLASELLLKIRQHSSADADCTQRLAFYLADGLKARLARIGSQVYRNLVERRTSTADWLEAYSLFLPAFPFGRALYYFATQAILDVSQGKPRVHIVDFGIGFGFQWPLMIQRLAQQEEGAPKLRITGIDVPQPGFYPCEMIEETRKRLADYTNRFKVPFQYQGIAASRWETIKIEDLNIDEDEVLIVNCMFRMKNLGHETDAVNGARDKVLKTMRRMNPKIFISGTVNGLLSSPFFIQRFKEVMLHYSSLFDMLDANVPRDNEARKMVERILFGQDALNIIACEGAERTQRPEIYRQWQARCLKAGFQQLPVDQAILKNIVHRKNLHYHEEFFAVEDCGWLLQGWKGRVLYAISKWKPNETYGDQ from the coding sequence ATGGCAATTGAACCTCTCCGTGACAATCTGGATGGCATCGCAGTAACCGACCAACCATACGATGGTGATTCCTCTTCCCAGCAGCAACTCACCGTGCACAACTACGACCTGAGTGGTCCACACTCAACAGTTCTCTCCCCAGCCAACCAAGTAAGTGTCAACAGCAGCCATGGACAAAACAAATTTCAGATTGCTGCAGGGGGTAGCCTTGAGCGCCACCGAATCAGATCAAACAATGCTCTTCACTACATAAGCCAGATGCTGATGGAAGACGTTGACGAGGGGGTCGGCATATGCCAAGGGGCTGCTCTTCAGGCTGCTGAGAAGCCATTCCGTGACATTCTTGGGGAGGGATACGCGCCGCCTACTAACTGGCCGCCATTGCATAGCAAAAACATACCAGACAACCCTGATAAGAGTGGGACCAATCGTTACAAGAGGCTCTGGAACACTAGCTTCAGTAATGACTATTCCAGTTACAACGTGTTACAGCCTTTAGCAACCCCGTTGAGTCCATATATCTGCAATAGGAGTCCTTTTATACCAAACCAGTCATCGATAAGTGTCGGATTGACTTCCGGATCTGGCCTCCCTGCCTTGCATGGCCAGAGAGGTGTCAGGGAGGAAAGAATGTTTGCTCCAAGTATTGATAAGCTGGTGATATATTCAAAGAATAACATACTTTATATTTCCCAACTGACTACGAAGGAAAAAGTAAGAGAGAGGACCGAAAACACAATTTTTGAGGTGGCAGACCCAAGGGGTTGGGCTATCTTTCAAGGAAGGAACAATGAACATCATGCCATCACCACTTGTGCAATAATTCGAAATGAAAGTTTTGACCAAGTTGTGCTATGCTATGGTCATTCTGACCGAATAACAAGACTGCAAGAAAGGATGGCGGGGGAAGGAAACAAGACCTCACTGAAAGGCCAGAGCAGAAGTAGGAAGCAACCGAGGAAAGAGTTGGTTGATCTCCGGACTCTCCTCACCCACTGCGCACAAGCTGTGGCAGAAGACAGCTACCTGTTGGCCAGTGAACTGCTATTAAAGATAAGACAACACTCTTCAGCAGATGCTGATTGTACTCAGAGACTGGCATTTTACTTGGCGGATGGCCTCAAGGCACGCTTGGCTAGGATCGGGAGTCAGGTTTATCGCAATCTCGTGGAAAGGCGAACAAGTACAGCAGATTGGTTAGAGGCTTATAGCCTTTTTCTTCCAGCTTTCCCTTTTGGGAGGGCGTTATACTACTTTGCCACCCAAGCTATTCTTGATGTCTCACAAGGGAAACCAAGGGTACACATCGTTGATTTCGGCATCGGCTTCGGCTTTCAGTGGCCATTAATGATTCAGAGACTTGCACAGCAAGAAGAGGGAGCCCCTAAGCTTCGGATCACAGGTATAGACGTTCCCCAGCCAGGTTTCTACCCCTGCGAAATGATCGAGGAGACAAGGAAGCGGTTGGCTGATTACACAAATAGGTTCAAGGTACCTTTCCAGTATCAGGGCATTGCCGCTTCAAGATGGGAGACTATCAAAATTGAGGATCTTAACATTGACGAGGATGAAGTTCTCATAGTGAACTGCATGTTCCGGATGAAGAATCTCGGTCATGAAACCGATGCCGTAAATGGTGCAAGGGATAAGGTGCTCAAAACTATGAGGAGGATGAACCCGAAGATTTTTATTTCTGGCACCGTGAATGGGTTACTCAGTTCTCCCTTCTTCATACAACGTTTCAAAGAGGTTATGCTCCATTACTCTTCACTGTTTGACATGCTTGACGCAAATGTTCCACGGGATAACGAAGCAAGAAAGATGGTTGAGAGGATCCTATTTGGGCAGGATGCTCTTAACATCATAGCATGTGAGGGTGCAGAAAGAACTCAGAGGCCAGAAATTTACAGGCAGTGGCAAGCAAGGTGCCTCAAGGCTGGGTTCCAGCAGCTTCCTGTCGATCAAGCCATCTTAAAGAACATAGTACACAGGAAGAACTTACATTATCATGAAGAATTCTTTGCTGTTGAAGATTGTGGCTGGCTGCTACAAGGATGGAAGGGGAGAGTACTTTATGCTATATCTAAATGGAAACCTAATGAAACATATGGGGACCAGTAA
- the LOC123053163 gene encoding scarecrow-like protein 9: MSVESYLDDLDTAAATYQPYDRASSFQQQLTVDSYDLSGPLFLAEPTTTGASTYLHAAVTSPGLCKVKSSLQTAAGGSPEHRRSRSNDALHYISQMLMQDVDERVEICQGEAALQAAEKPFRDLLGQVHPLATNLPLLNNNNEPDIPPDKGRTSRYKRLWSTSFSNDYSSYSMLQPLTTSLSPYICNRSLSLQSRPFTSVGSTSRSGFPGLHCQREVEEATMFAPSIDKLVIYLENGILSISKLTTKAKVGERSENTIFEVAHQRDWDILEGRSNKHLAFTSCAIIRNENFDQVLLCYGLESFKKTTRLRRGLAEEGNKNSLKGRSEGRQKLWQRKQPRTELVDLKTLLINCSQAVAEDNHLLASKLLKKIRQHSSADGDCSQRLAFYLADGLEARLAGTGGQVYRNLMERQTSTTDWLDAHNLFVASCPFDRTSYYFASQAILDVSQGKPRVHIIDFGIGFGFQWPLMIQKFAQQEEGAPKLRITGIDVPQPGFRPCEMIEETGKRLADYANLFKVPFQYQGIAASRWETIKIEDLNIDEDEVLIINCMFRMKNLGHETEAINSARDKVLKIMRMMNPKIFISGTVNGLRSSPFFVKRFKEVIFHYSSMFDMLDANVVPRDNKARKMIERMIFGKDALNIIACEGAERTERPESYRQWHARCVKAGFQQLPVDPAVLRIIVYMKNTFWHEEFFAVEDRGWLLQGWKGRGIYAISKWKPDETYDGQ, translated from the coding sequence ATGTCGGTTGAATCTTACCTTGACGATCTGGACACCGCCGCAGCAACCTACCAACCATACGACAGAGCTTCCTCTTTCCAGCAGCAACTCACCGTGGACAGCTACGACCTGAGTGGTCCACTATTCTTGGCCGAGccaacaaccactggagcaagcaCATATCTGCATGCTGCAGTCACCAGCCCTGGGTTGTGCAAGGTGAAGAGCAGCCTACAGACTGCTGCAGGGGGTAGCCCTGAGCACCGCCGGAGTAGATCAAATGATGCTCTTCACTATATAAGCCAGATGCTGATGCAAGACGTCGACGAGAGGGTCGAAATATGCCAAGGGGAGGCTGCTCTCCAGGCTGCTGAGAAACCATTCCGTGACCTTCTTGGGCAGGTACACCCGTTGGCTACTAACCTTCCGCTGTTGAATAACAACAACGAACCAGACATCCCTCCCGATAAGGGTAGGACCAGCCGTTACAAGAGGCTCTGGAGCACTAGCTTCAGTAATGACTATTCCAGTTACAGCATGTTACAGCCCTTAACAACCTCGTTGAGTCCATATATCTGCAATAGGAGTCTTTCTCTACAAAGCCGTCCGTTCACAAGTGTTGGATCAACTTCTAGATCTGGTTTCCCCGGCTTGCATTGTCAGAGAGAAGTCGAGGAGGCAACGATGTTTGCTCCAAGTATCGATAAGCTGGTGATATATTTAGAGAATGGCATACTTTCTATTTCCAAACTGACTACAAAGGCAAAAGTAGGAGAGAGGAGCGAAAACACAATTTTTGAGGTGGCACACCAAAGGGACTGGGATATCTTAGAAGGAAGGAGCAATAAACATCTTGCCTTCACCAGTTGTGCAATAATTCGAAATGAAAATTTCGACCAAGTTCTGCTATGCTATGGTCTGGAGAGTTTCAAAAAAACAACAAGACTGCGAAGAGGGTTGGCAGAGGAAGGAAACAAGAACTCACTAAAAGGCCGGAGCGAAGGACGTCAGAAGCTATGGCAGAGGAAGCAACCTAGGACAGAGTTGGTTGATCTCAAGACTCTCCTCATCAATTGTTCACAAGCTGTGGCAGAAGACAACCATCTGTTGGCCAGTAAACTCCTAAAGAAGATAAGACAACATTCCTCAGCAGATGGTGATTGTTCTCAGAGACTGGCATTTTACTTGGCGGATGGTCTCGAGGCACGCTTGGCTGGGACCGGGGGTCAGGTTTATCGCAACCTAATGGAGAGGCAAACAAGTACAACAGATTGGTTAGATGCTCACAACCTTTTTGTTGCATCCTGCCCTTTTGACAGGACGTCATACTACTTTGCCAGCCAAGCTATTCTTGATGTCTCACAAGGGAAACCAAGGGTGCACATCATTGACTTTGGCATCGGCTTCGGCTTTCAGTGGCCATTAATGATTCAGAAGTTTGCACAGCAAGAAGAGGGAGCCCCTAAGCTTCGGATCACAGGTATAGATGTTCCCCAGCCAGGTTTCCGCCCCTGCGAAATGATCGAGGAGACAGGGAAGCGGTTGGCTGATTATGCAAACCTTTTCAAGGTACCTTTTCAGTATCAGGGCATTGCCGCTTCAAGATGGGAGACCATTAAAATTGAGGATCTTAACATTGACGAGGATGAAGTTCTGATAATCAACTGCATGTTCCGGATGAAGAATCTCGGTCATGAAACCGAAGCCATTAATAGTGCAAGGGACAAGGTGCTCAAAattatgaggatgatgaacccaaaGATTTTCATTTCAGGCACTGTGAATGGGTTACGCAGTTCTCCCTTCTTTGTAAAACGTTTCAAAGAGGTTATATTCCATTACTCTTCAATGTTTGACATGCTTGATGCAAATGTTGTTCCACGGGATAATAAAGCAAGAAAGATGATTGAGAGGATGATATTTGGTAAGGATGCACTTAACATCATAGCATGTGAGGGTGCAGAAAGAACAGAGAGACCAGAAAGTTACCGACAGTGGCACGCAAGGTGCGTCAAGGCCGGGTTCCAGCAGCTTCCTGTCGATCCAGCCGTCTTAAGGATAATAGTATACATGAAGAACACGTTTTGGCATGAGGAATTCTTTGCTGTTGAAGATCGTGGTTGGCTGCTACAAGGATGGAAAGGGAGAGGAATTTATGCAATATCTAAATGGAAACCTGATGAAACATACGATGGTCAGTAA